In Mycobacteriales bacterium, one DNA window encodes the following:
- a CDS encoding LLM class flavin-dependent oxidoreductase, which produces MSEESLPLSVLDFVGIEYAESAHDAIAGAVRIARAVEESGYRRYWVSEHHNMRSLACSAPELLIAHIGGRTERIRVGAAGIMLPNHSPFKVAELFRTLLALHPGRIDLALGRAPGTDPLTAHVLRRGLRIDPGEEFPHQVAELLAFLQDDFPAGHPFAQLVAAPVVPEQPQVFMLGSSQYGPRFAAINGMSAVFAHHMSPDLAVEALREYRRDFEPRHEGDRPYSAISVLAFASDDDEAVSEFEAAWTLTMQNLRRGVREPLRPEQVREFARSAEFRDGRQRDGRMVTGEPKAVVVGLRDLQEQAQADEVVVVTPSLDRARRIGSFQAIAEAWRGG; this is translated from the coding sequence GTGAGCGAAGAGTCACTTCCGCTGTCGGTACTCGACTTCGTCGGCATCGAGTACGCCGAGTCAGCCCATGACGCCATCGCCGGTGCGGTCCGCATCGCGCGGGCGGTGGAGGAGTCGGGCTACCGCCGCTACTGGGTGTCCGAGCACCACAACATGCGCAGCCTGGCCTGCAGCGCGCCCGAGCTGCTGATCGCCCACATCGGCGGCCGGACCGAACGCATCCGGGTCGGCGCGGCCGGGATCATGCTGCCCAACCACTCGCCGTTCAAGGTCGCCGAGCTCTTCCGCACGCTGCTCGCCCTCCACCCCGGCCGCATCGACCTGGCGCTCGGCCGGGCCCCCGGCACCGACCCGCTGACCGCGCACGTGCTCCGTCGCGGCCTGCGGATCGACCCGGGGGAGGAGTTCCCGCACCAGGTGGCCGAGCTGCTGGCGTTCCTCCAGGACGACTTTCCGGCAGGTCACCCGTTCGCCCAGCTCGTGGCCGCGCCGGTCGTGCCCGAGCAGCCGCAGGTGTTCATGCTCGGGTCGAGCCAGTACGGTCCCCGGTTCGCTGCCATCAACGGCATGAGCGCGGTCTTCGCGCACCACATGAGTCCGGACCTGGCCGTCGAGGCGCTCCGCGAGTACCGGCGCGACTTCGAGCCCCGCCACGAGGGCGACCGGCCCTACTCCGCCATCTCGGTGCTCGCGTTCGCCAGCGACGACGACGAGGCGGTCAGCGAGTTCGAGGCCGCGTGGACGCTGACGATGCAGAACCTGCGCCGCGGGGTCCGCGAGCCGCTGCGGCCGGAGCAGGTGCGGGAGTTCGCCCGGTCGGCCGAGTTCCGCGACGGCCGGCAGCGCGACGGCCGGATGGTGACCGGCGAGCCGAAGGCGGTGGTTGTCGGGCTGCGCGACCTGCAGGAGCAGGCGCAGGCCGACGAGGTCGTCGTCGTCACGCCGAGCCTCGACCGGGCGCGGCGCATCGGCAGCTTCCAGGCGATCGCCGAGGCCTGGCGCGGCGGCTAG
- the glgX gene encoding glycogen debranching protein GlgX yields the protein MTGQPRVWPGTPYPLGATYDGTGTNFALFSEVADGVDLCLFDEAGHETRHRLPERDAFVWHGYLPGIGPGQRYGFRVHGPYDPGQGQRCNPAKLLLDPYAKAIEGSIDWDPSLFGYHLDDPNARNDDDSAPHMVKSVVISPFFDWQNDRAPRRPYNETVIYEAHVRGLTIRHPKIPDEIRGSYAALGHPVMLDHFQKLGVTAVELMPVHHYVQDHYLIEKGLRNYWGYNTLGFFAPYNVYSSGGDLGQQVQEFKAMVRSLHEAGIEVILDVVYNHTAEGNHLGPTLSMRGIDNQAYYRLVEDDPQYYMDYTGTGNSLNVRHPHALQLIMDSLRYWVTEMHVDGFRFDLASTLAREFYDVDRLAVFFDLVQQDPIVSQVKLIAEPWDVGEGGYQVGNFPPQWTEWNGKYRDTVRDFWRGESATLAEFASRFTGSSDLYESSARRPIASINFVTAHDGFTLHDLVSYNEKHNEANAEDNNDGESHNRSWNCGVEGPTDDPEVLALRERQKRNFIATLFLSQGVPMLLHGDEMGRSQGGNNNAYCQDNEIAWVDWSNIREHGLQFDFTCRVIQLRHAHPVFRRRRFFQGRPVRGSNVDDIAWLTPAGEPMSDDDWDAGFAKSLMVFLNGHGLPELDARGERIADDSFLFCFNAHHEQLEFTLPDPSYGLRWQVLLDTAVPVVEEGSDEDRTVKAGAVLGVAARTVVLLQRVD from the coding sequence ATGACCGGCCAGCCCAGGGTGTGGCCCGGGACGCCGTACCCGTTGGGGGCGACCTACGACGGCACCGGCACCAACTTCGCGTTGTTCAGCGAGGTCGCCGACGGGGTGGACCTCTGCCTCTTCGACGAGGCAGGCCACGAGACCCGCCACCGGCTGCCCGAGCGCGACGCGTTCGTCTGGCACGGCTACCTGCCGGGGATCGGACCCGGGCAGCGGTACGGCTTCCGCGTGCACGGCCCCTACGACCCCGGTCAGGGGCAGCGCTGCAACCCGGCGAAGCTGCTGCTCGACCCCTACGCGAAGGCCATCGAGGGCAGCATCGACTGGGATCCCTCCCTGTTCGGCTACCACCTCGACGACCCCAACGCGCGCAACGACGACGACTCCGCGCCGCACATGGTCAAGTCGGTCGTCATCAGCCCCTTCTTCGACTGGCAGAACGACCGGGCGCCCCGCCGGCCCTACAACGAGACGGTCATCTACGAGGCGCACGTCCGCGGGCTGACGATCCGGCACCCGAAGATCCCCGACGAGATCCGGGGCAGCTACGCGGCGCTGGGTCATCCCGTGATGCTCGACCACTTCCAGAAGCTCGGCGTGACGGCGGTCGAGCTCATGCCGGTGCACCACTACGTGCAGGACCATTACCTGATCGAGAAAGGCCTGCGCAACTACTGGGGCTACAACACGCTCGGCTTCTTCGCGCCGTACAACGTCTACTCCTCGGGCGGTGACCTCGGCCAGCAGGTGCAGGAGTTCAAGGCGATGGTGCGCTCGCTGCACGAGGCGGGCATCGAGGTGATCCTCGACGTCGTCTACAACCACACGGCCGAGGGCAACCACCTGGGTCCGACGCTGTCCATGCGCGGCATCGACAACCAGGCCTACTACCGGCTGGTCGAGGACGACCCGCAGTACTACATGGACTACACCGGCACCGGCAACAGCCTCAACGTCAGGCACCCGCACGCACTGCAGCTGATCATGGACTCGCTGCGCTACTGGGTGACGGAGATGCACGTCGACGGGTTCCGCTTCGACCTCGCCTCGACGCTGGCGCGGGAGTTCTACGACGTCGACCGGCTCGCGGTGTTCTTCGACCTGGTGCAGCAGGACCCGATCGTGTCCCAGGTGAAGCTGATCGCCGAGCCGTGGGACGTCGGCGAGGGCGGCTACCAGGTCGGCAACTTCCCGCCCCAGTGGACCGAGTGGAACGGCAAGTACCGCGACACCGTCCGCGACTTCTGGCGCGGGGAGAGCGCGACGCTGGCGGAGTTCGCCTCACGGTTCACCGGCTCGAGCGACCTCTACGAGTCGAGCGCCCGCCGGCCGATCGCGTCGATCAACTTCGTGACCGCGCACGACGGCTTCACCCTGCACGACCTGGTGTCCTACAACGAGAAGCACAACGAGGCGAACGCCGAGGACAACAACGACGGGGAGAGCCACAACCGGTCGTGGAACTGCGGCGTCGAAGGCCCGACCGACGACCCGGAGGTCCTCGCGCTGCGCGAGCGGCAGAAGCGCAACTTCATCGCCACGCTGTTCCTCTCGCAGGGCGTGCCGATGCTGCTGCACGGCGACGAGATGGGCCGCAGCCAGGGCGGCAACAACAACGCCTACTGCCAGGACAACGAGATCGCGTGGGTCGACTGGTCGAACATCCGCGAGCACGGGCTGCAGTTCGACTTCACCTGCCGGGTCATCCAGCTGCGACACGCGCACCCGGTCTTCCGCCGCCGCCGGTTCTTCCAGGGCCGGCCGGTGCGCGGTTCCAACGTCGACGACATCGCCTGGCTCACCCCCGCCGGAGAGCCGATGAGCGACGACGACTGGGACGCCGGCTTCGCCAAGTCGCTGATGGTCTTTCTCAACGGCCACGGGTTGCCGGAGCTTGACGCCCGCGGTGAGCGGATCGCCGACGACTCGTTCCTGTTCTGCTTCAACGCCCACCATGAGCAGCTCGAGTTCACGCTTCCGGATCCGAGCTACGGGCTGCGCTGGCAGGTGCTGCTGGACACCGCCGTGCCGGTGGTCGAGGAAGGGTCCGACGAGGACCGCACGGTGAAGGCGGGCGCCGTGCTCGGCGTCGCCGCCCGCACCGTGGTGCTGCTGCAGCGAGTCGACTGA
- a CDS encoding YihY/virulence factor BrkB family protein, translating into MTDPRPPRRRGVWLLIKRTAAKSWADRILGLSAEAGFWQLLSLPPLLLVVLGVIGFFGHDLPAGTINDIEKFVLGGAEHVIAPKAVNTLIRPSLHQVLTNGRADVVSAGFVFALWSGSTAVSTYVNTITIAYNLRDVRSAVRSRLLALVIFLAGVAIGIVMLPLLVIGPDAIVQWVPDSYEHLVNTLIWIFYWPIVGIGCVLLLATLYHVAVPVRTPWRRDLPGAVLAMALWVLGSFGLRVYLIFVFGHQSVYGSLASPIAVLLFFYITALAVLLGAELNAQIDQMWPISSTSRARRGTRD; encoded by the coding sequence GTGACCGATCCGCGCCCTCCCCGACGGCGCGGGGTCTGGTTGCTGATCAAACGCACCGCCGCCAAGTCGTGGGCGGACCGGATCCTCGGGCTGTCCGCGGAGGCCGGGTTCTGGCAGCTGCTGTCGTTGCCACCCCTGCTGCTCGTGGTCCTCGGGGTGATCGGGTTCTTCGGTCACGACCTGCCGGCCGGCACGATCAACGACATCGAGAAGTTCGTTCTCGGCGGGGCCGAGCACGTGATCGCGCCGAAGGCCGTCAACACGCTGATCCGGCCGTCGCTGCACCAGGTGCTCACCAACGGACGGGCCGACGTGGTCTCGGCCGGCTTCGTCTTCGCGTTGTGGTCGGGCTCGACCGCGGTCAGCACCTACGTCAACACGATCACGATCGCCTACAACCTGCGCGACGTGCGGTCGGCGGTCCGCAGCCGGCTGCTCGCCCTGGTCATCTTCCTCGCCGGAGTGGCGATCGGCATCGTGATGCTGCCGTTGCTCGTGATCGGCCCGGACGCAATCGTGCAGTGGGTGCCGGACAGCTACGAGCACCTCGTCAACACCCTGATCTGGATCTTCTACTGGCCGATCGTCGGTATCGGCTGCGTCCTGCTGCTCGCGACGCTGTACCACGTCGCGGTGCCGGTGCGAACCCCGTGGCGCCGTGACCTGCCCGGGGCGGTGCTGGCGATGGCGCTGTGGGTGCTCGGTAGCTTCGGGCTACGCGTCTACCTGATCTTCGTCTTCGGCCACCAGTCGGTCTACGGCTCGCTCGCCTCGCCGATCGCGGTCCTGCTGTTCTTCTACATCACCGCGCTCGCCGTGCTGCTCGGCGCGGAGCTCAACGCGCAGATCGACCAGATGTGGCCGATCAGCAGCACCAGCCGGGCCCGCAGGGGCACACGGGACTGA
- a CDS encoding sensor domain-containing diguanylate cyclase, whose amino-acid sequence MSSIAAGALTSASRLDAATLLGSVAEALLVVGDDGVIRWASPSVRQLGSTPEQATGRRLVDLFDHDDRAVLARMVLASVTGCPGVPAHRVVRLAGAPDGGPRHVEVRVEDRTAEPGIEGIVVHAWDVTEAVQRHERVERLALHDPLTGLPNRLLFSDRLALELRRMHRNRSQLAVIYADVDGLKRVNDRFGHAAGDAVLVTVADRIATSLRPADTAARLSGDEFAIVCPDVDDARAAQQIAMRLATAVRMPIQVAGTSINVTVSVGVAMATEHDVADGGNRLLDSADAQMYSAKSAGRRPPATT is encoded by the coding sequence ATGAGCAGCATCGCCGCCGGCGCCCTGACGTCCGCGTCAAGGCTCGACGCCGCGACGTTGCTCGGCAGCGTGGCAGAGGCGCTGCTCGTCGTCGGCGACGACGGCGTGATCCGTTGGGCGTCCCCTTCGGTCCGCCAGCTCGGCAGCACCCCCGAGCAGGCGACCGGGCGTCGCCTCGTCGATCTGTTCGATCACGACGACCGGGCGGTGCTCGCCCGGATGGTGCTCGCATCGGTGACCGGTTGCCCCGGCGTGCCGGCCCACCGGGTGGTGCGCCTGGCCGGTGCGCCCGACGGCGGCCCCCGGCACGTCGAGGTCCGTGTCGAAGACCGCACGGCCGAGCCCGGCATCGAGGGCATCGTCGTCCACGCGTGGGACGTGACCGAGGCGGTGCAGCGGCACGAGCGGGTGGAGCGGCTCGCGTTGCACGACCCGCTCACGGGCCTGCCCAACCGCCTGCTGTTCAGCGACCGCCTCGCCCTCGAGCTGCGCCGGATGCATCGCAACCGCAGCCAGCTCGCGGTCATCTACGCCGACGTCGACGGCCTGAAGCGCGTCAACGACCGCTTCGGCCACGCGGCCGGCGATGCGGTGCTCGTCACCGTCGCCGACCGGATCGCCACCTCCCTGCGACCGGCCGACACGGCCGCGCGGCTGTCCGGCGACGAGTTCGCGATCGTGTGCCCCGACGTCGACGACGCTCGCGCCGCGCAGCAGATCGCGATGCGCCTCGCGACCGCGGTGCGCATGCCGATCCAGGTGGCCGGGACGAGCATCAACGTGACGGTGTCGGTCGGCGTCGCGATGGCCACGGAGCACGACGTCGCCGACGGCGGCAACCGGCTGCTCGACTCCGCCGACGCGCAGATGTACTCCGCGAAGAGTGCCGGCCGGCGCCCGCCGGCGACCACCTGA
- a CDS encoding SsgA family sporulation/cell division regulator: protein MNARPDMVSAELELRLVVPGSASLPVMADMRYDGSDPYAVHVAFHTGNTDVVEWTFARQLLTDGVTRPVGEGDVQVWPSHTSGRPVVCLSLSSPSGRALFEIPLADLVEFLTKTYAAVPTGSESDFVDVDAELALLLWSEPEI, encoded by the coding sequence ATGAACGCCCGACCCGACATGGTGAGTGCCGAGCTCGAGCTCCGACTTGTGGTGCCGGGCAGCGCGTCGCTTCCGGTCATGGCCGACATGCGCTACGACGGCTCCGATCCCTATGCGGTGCACGTCGCCTTTCACACCGGCAACACCGACGTCGTCGAGTGGACCTTCGCCCGCCAGCTGCTGACCGACGGCGTCACCCGCCCGGTCGGTGAGGGCGACGTCCAGGTGTGGCCGTCGCACACCAGCGGCCGTCCCGTCGTCTGCCTCTCGCTGTCCAGCCCGTCCGGCCGCGCCCTCTTCGAGATCCCGCTGGCCGACCTCGTCGAGTTCCTGACCAAGACCTACGCCGCAGTCCCGACCGGCAGCGAGAGCGACTTCGTCGACGTCGACGCCGAGCTGGCACTGCTGCTCTGGAGCGAGCCCGAGATCTGA
- a CDS encoding ATP-binding protein, with translation MVAAEFTFRGGDNSSVPAARHFVQEVLAGWRRAEQGWTAAMVVTELAANAALHAGDQPFTVSVSLEGSGVLHIAVADRSTRRPRTRDYSAEATTGRGLKLVEDLSSRWGVSPHEGGKVVWADIAPSGGHGVRDESSRDEVDFDALLDRFDDFAGASDARRISYEVLGWAA, from the coding sequence GTGGTCGCAGCCGAGTTCACCTTCCGGGGTGGGGACAACAGCAGCGTCCCGGCCGCCCGGCACTTCGTGCAGGAAGTGCTCGCGGGCTGGCGGCGCGCGGAGCAGGGCTGGACCGCCGCCATGGTCGTGACCGAGCTGGCGGCCAACGCGGCGCTGCATGCCGGTGACCAGCCGTTCACCGTGAGCGTCTCGCTCGAAGGCAGCGGCGTACTCCACATCGCCGTCGCCGACCGATCCACCCGGCGACCGCGGACCCGCGACTACAGCGCCGAGGCCACCACCGGTCGCGGGCTGAAGCTCGTCGAGGACCTGTCCAGCCGGTGGGGGGTGAGCCCCCACGAGGGCGGCAAGGTCGTGTGGGCGGACATCGCGCCGTCCGGCGGCCACGGGGTCCGCGACGAGAGCAGCCGCGACGAGGTCGATTTCGACGCACTGCTCGACAGGTTCGACGACTTCGCGGGTGCCTCGGATGCGCGGCGCATCTCGTACGAGGTCCTCGGCTGGGCGGCATGA
- the treY gene encoding malto-oligosyltrehalose synthase: MAAHLPAAGRPVPASTYRLQLHPGFRLPDAAGVCDYLAALGVSHVYCSPVLASTPGSVHGYDVVDHGRIDDELGGTDGWRTLVAATASADLGTVLDIVPNHMAVPEPLSLNRQLWDVLKHGRGSAYAEWFDIDWAAQGGRLLLPVLGEPIGECLRRQEIRRDGDVLRYYDNVFPLAPGTEQTDDLVTLLAEQHYRLAWWRVGREELNYRRFFDVTALIGVRVERPDVFAATHATLLSLDGVDGWRVDHPDGLADPAGYLRRLAEATGDLWIVAEKILEPGEQLPGDWRCAGTTGYDALNQVMGVLTDPAGERPLTDLSSSLTGAADYATVVAAAKRHVVEHLLVAEVDRLTDTLVRLAAGSVDTWDFSRRWLREALVEVLTAFEVYRAYVPVDDPAPAEPRHQVAAACERARERRPDRTAEIGWIGRLALLDGPSDDDAVDFAVRFAQTTGPVMAKGIEDTAFYRYVRLTALNEVGGDPGRFGIAPADFHAWAADLARDWPATMTTLSTHDTKRSEDVRARLLTLAEIPGEWSAAVTRWRARHHLGDPDLEYLFWQSLVGAWPISAERMAGYVEKASREAKRRTSWTDPDPAYDEMLQSFVREVYADDATVADVELWVREHVLVPGRITSLAQKLLQLTMPGVPDCYQGGELWDLSLVDPDNRRPVDYDRRRTMLRALDEGHLPPAVDDDEEGWSKLLVTSRVLRSRRARPELFGPSAGYRALTAAGPAADHLLGFVRGEGAASLATRLPVGLRRTGGWRDTTVPLPAGVWTDVLTGRSFRGGDIPVAKVLDGLPVGLLVTDG, from the coding sequence GTGGCGGCGCACCTGCCGGCGGCCGGTCGGCCCGTGCCCGCCTCGACCTATCGACTCCAGCTGCATCCAGGGTTCCGGCTGCCCGACGCCGCCGGGGTCTGCGACTACCTCGCCGCGCTCGGGGTGAGCCACGTCTACTGCTCACCCGTGCTCGCCTCCACGCCCGGATCGGTCCACGGCTACGACGTGGTCGACCACGGCCGCATCGACGACGAGCTGGGTGGGACCGACGGGTGGCGGACCCTGGTGGCCGCGACGGCGTCAGCGGACCTCGGGACCGTCCTCGACATCGTGCCCAACCACATGGCCGTCCCGGAGCCGCTCTCGCTGAACCGGCAGCTCTGGGACGTGCTGAAGCACGGTCGCGGTTCGGCGTACGCCGAGTGGTTCGACATCGACTGGGCGGCGCAGGGCGGCCGGCTGCTGCTGCCGGTGCTCGGTGAGCCGATCGGCGAGTGCCTGCGCCGTCAGGAGATCCGCCGGGACGGCGACGTGCTCCGCTACTACGACAACGTCTTCCCGCTCGCACCCGGGACGGAGCAGACAGACGACCTGGTCACACTGCTGGCGGAACAGCACTACCGGCTGGCCTGGTGGCGGGTCGGTCGCGAGGAGCTCAACTACCGAAGGTTCTTCGACGTGACCGCGCTGATCGGTGTGCGCGTCGAACGGCCGGACGTGTTCGCCGCGACCCACGCCACGCTGCTGTCGCTCGACGGTGTCGACGGCTGGCGCGTCGACCACCCGGACGGTCTCGCCGATCCGGCCGGCTACCTGCGCCGTCTCGCGGAGGCCACCGGCGACCTGTGGATCGTGGCCGAGAAGATCCTCGAGCCCGGCGAGCAACTGCCCGGCGACTGGCGGTGTGCGGGCACGACCGGCTACGACGCGCTCAACCAGGTCATGGGCGTGCTCACCGACCCCGCCGGTGAGCGGCCGCTGACCGACCTCTCGAGCTCGCTGACCGGCGCGGCTGACTACGCCACGGTGGTGGCAGCGGCGAAGCGCCACGTCGTCGAGCACCTGCTGGTCGCCGAGGTCGACCGGCTCACCGACACGCTCGTGCGCCTCGCCGCCGGGTCGGTGGACACGTGGGACTTCTCCCGGCGCTGGCTGCGCGAGGCGCTCGTGGAGGTGCTGACCGCCTTCGAGGTCTACCGGGCCTACGTGCCCGTCGACGACCCGGCGCCGGCGGAGCCGCGCCACCAGGTCGCGGCGGCGTGCGAGCGGGCACGCGAGCGCCGGCCCGACCGCACGGCGGAGATCGGCTGGATCGGCCGGCTCGCCCTGCTCGACGGGCCATCCGATGACGATGCCGTGGACTTCGCCGTCCGGTTCGCGCAGACGACCGGGCCGGTGATGGCGAAGGGGATCGAGGACACGGCCTTCTACCGCTACGTCCGGCTGACGGCGCTCAACGAGGTGGGTGGCGACCCGGGCCGCTTCGGCATCGCGCCCGCCGACTTTCACGCCTGGGCCGCCGACCTCGCCCGCGACTGGCCGGCCACGATGACCACGTTGTCGACGCACGACACCAAGCGGTCGGAGGACGTGCGGGCTCGACTCCTGACGCTGGCGGAGATCCCGGGCGAATGGTCGGCCGCGGTCACCCGCTGGCGAGCGCGCCACCACCTGGGGGACCCGGACCTCGAGTACCTGTTCTGGCAGTCCCTCGTCGGCGCCTGGCCGATCTCGGCGGAGCGCATGGCCGGTTACGTCGAGAAGGCCTCCCGCGAGGCGAAGCGCCGCACGTCGTGGACGGATCCCGATCCGGCGTACGACGAGATGCTGCAGTCTTTCGTGCGCGAGGTCTACGCAGACGACGCGACCGTGGCCGATGTCGAGCTCTGGGTGCGCGAGCACGTCCTGGTGCCGGGTCGCATCACCTCGTTGGCGCAGAAGCTGCTGCAGCTCACGATGCCGGGCGTCCCCGACTGCTACCAGGGCGGCGAGCTCTGGGACCTGTCGCTGGTCGACCCGGACAACCGGCGCCCGGTCGACTACGACCGGCGGCGCACGATGCTGCGCGCGCTCGACGAGGGCCACCTGCCGCCCGCTGTCGACGACGACGAGGAGGGCTGGAGCAAGCTGCTGGTCACCTCGCGGGTGCTCCGGTCGCGGCGGGCGCGACCCGAGCTGTTCGGCCCGTCGGCCGGCTACCGCGCGCTCACCGCCGCGGGACCCGCGGCCGACCACCTTCTCGGATTCGTGCGCGGGGAAGGCGCGGCCTCGCTGGCCACCCGCCTGCCGGTGGGATTGCGGCGAACCGGCGGCTGGCGGGACACGACGGTGCCGCTACCGGCCGGGGTATGGACGGACGTGTTGACCGGCCGCAGCTTCCGGGGCGGCGACATACCCGTCGCGAAGGTGCTCGACGGGCTCCCGGTGGGACTGCTCGTCACGGACGGCTAG
- the treZ gene encoding malto-oligosyltrehalose trehalohydrolase, with the protein MSSFRVWAPHAQRVHVVVDGREHAMHADGRAGWWSADVAGAAAGCDYAYRLDGGPPRPDPRSAWQPQGVHGPSRLVDHAAFAWSDQTWHGVPLPGSVVYELHIGTFTDEGTFDAAIARLDHLVELGVDVVELMPVNAFDGDRGWGYDGVLWYAVHDPYGGPDGLKRFVDAAHGRGIGVLLDVVYNHLGPSGNYLSEFGPYFTDTHSTPWGPAVNLDAPESDEVRRHIIDNALMWFVDYHVDGLRLDAVHELKDDRATHVLEELSEEVRRTAAYLRKPLFLVAESDRNDPRNVTPRHAGGWGLDAQWSDDFHHALHALLTGERQGYYCDFGSLQTLAKAFTRVFVHDGTYSTFRRRHHGRPVDPHLLSGAAFVGYLQNHDQIGNRAGGARLAAMVPPDLLKIGAALVLTGPFTPMLFMGEEWGASTPWQFFASFPDRGLAEAVRTGRCEEFAGHGWDPARVPDPMDGATFARSTLDWAEVEKEAHADLLAWHRDLIALRRRHPELTDGRLDAVRCTWDDGDRWFVLHRGGVAVVCNLAEEHRRVPAGGRPGEVLLASASEVTCSGTAVNLPARSVAVVLID; encoded by the coding sequence ATGTCGTCGTTCCGGGTGTGGGCCCCGCACGCGCAACGGGTCCACGTCGTGGTCGACGGGCGCGAGCACGCGATGCACGCCGACGGGCGCGCCGGCTGGTGGTCGGCCGACGTCGCCGGCGCGGCGGCCGGGTGCGACTACGCCTACCGCCTCGACGGCGGGCCGCCTCGCCCAGACCCGAGGTCCGCGTGGCAGCCACAGGGCGTCCACGGCCCGTCCCGGCTGGTCGACCACGCGGCGTTCGCCTGGAGCGACCAGACCTGGCACGGCGTACCGCTGCCGGGCAGCGTCGTCTACGAGCTGCACATCGGCACGTTCACCGACGAGGGGACCTTCGACGCGGCGATCGCTCGACTGGACCACCTCGTCGAGCTGGGTGTCGACGTCGTCGAGCTGATGCCGGTCAACGCATTCGACGGGGACCGCGGCTGGGGTTACGACGGCGTGCTGTGGTACGCCGTGCACGACCCCTACGGCGGACCCGACGGGCTGAAGCGGTTCGTCGACGCCGCCCACGGGCGCGGTATCGGCGTGCTGCTCGACGTCGTCTACAACCACCTGGGGCCGAGCGGCAACTACCTCTCGGAGTTCGGCCCCTACTTCACCGACACCCATTCGACGCCGTGGGGGCCGGCGGTCAACCTCGACGCGCCAGAATCGGACGAGGTACGCCGCCACATCATCGACAACGCACTGATGTGGTTCGTCGACTACCACGTCGACGGGCTGCGTCTGGACGCCGTGCACGAGCTCAAGGACGACCGCGCGACCCATGTGCTCGAGGAGCTGTCGGAGGAGGTGCGCCGCACTGCGGCCTACCTGCGCAAGCCGCTCTTCCTCGTCGCCGAGTCCGACCGCAACGACCCGCGCAACGTGACGCCTCGCCACGCCGGCGGGTGGGGGCTCGACGCCCAGTGGAGCGACGACTTCCACCATGCCCTGCACGCGCTGCTGACCGGTGAGCGGCAGGGCTACTACTGCGACTTCGGGTCGCTTCAGACGTTGGCGAAGGCGTTCACCCGGGTCTTCGTGCACGACGGCACGTACTCGACGTTCCGGCGCCGGCACCACGGCCGGCCGGTCGACCCCCACCTGCTGTCGGGCGCCGCGTTCGTCGGCTACCTGCAGAACCACGACCAGATCGGCAACCGGGCCGGCGGGGCGCGGCTGGCCGCGATGGTGCCGCCGGACCTGCTGAAGATCGGCGCCGCGCTGGTGCTGACCGGGCCGTTCACCCCGATGCTGTTCATGGGCGAGGAGTGGGGCGCCTCGACGCCGTGGCAGTTCTTCGCCTCGTTCCCGGACCGCGGGCTGGCCGAAGCGGTGCGCACGGGACGGTGCGAGGAGTTCGCCGGGCACGGGTGGGACCCGGCCCGCGTCCCCGACCCGATGGACGGCGCCACCTTCGCCCGGTCGACGCTCGACTGGGCGGAGGTCGAGAAGGAGGCGCACGCCGACCTGCTCGCGTGGCACCGGGACCTCATCGCGTTGCGGCGCCGCCACCCGGAGCTGACCGACGGTCGGCTCGATGCGGTCCGCTGCACCTGGGACGACGGCGACCGGTGGTTCGTGCTGCACCGGGGCGGCGTCGCCGTGGTCTGCAACCTCGCCGAAGAGCACCGCCGGGTACCTGCCGGCGGGCGGCCCGGGGAGGTCCTGCTCGCGTCTGCAAGCGAGGTCACCTGCTCCGGCACCGCGGTGAACCTGCCGGCCCGATCGGTGGCGGTGGTGTTGATTGACTGA